A section of the Streptomyces sp. NBC_01591 genome encodes:
- a CDS encoding YcnI family copper-binding membrane protein, with protein MNVSRIALAGGVAASTVLILAGTASAHVSVQPQGEAAKGGYATVNFKVPNERDNASTTKLEVNFPTDHPLASVMPQAVPGWDIEVTKSKLAKPMEMHGQKINEAVSKVTWTATGDKDERGIRPGDFQQFPLSIGQLPEDADQLVFKAIQTYDNKEVVRWIEEQKAGADEPESPAPVLALTAAASGEHGSAADAKSADAGAEAADKQTTAAADTSSSDTTARVLGIVGIVIGLAGVAFGVLAGRRRTA; from the coding sequence ATGAACGTTTCCCGCATCGCCCTCGCCGGCGGCGTCGCCGCGTCCACCGTCCTGATCCTCGCCGGTACGGCCTCCGCGCACGTCAGCGTGCAGCCGCAGGGCGAGGCCGCCAAGGGCGGTTATGCCACCGTCAACTTCAAGGTCCCCAACGAGCGCGACAACGCCTCGACGACCAAGCTCGAAGTCAACTTCCCGACCGACCACCCACTGGCCTCCGTCATGCCGCAGGCCGTACCCGGATGGGACATCGAGGTCACCAAGAGCAAGCTGGCCAAGCCGATGGAGATGCACGGCCAGAAGATCAACGAGGCCGTCTCCAAGGTCACCTGGACCGCCACGGGCGACAAGGACGAGCGCGGCATCCGCCCCGGCGACTTCCAGCAGTTCCCGCTCTCCATCGGCCAGCTCCCCGAGGACGCCGACCAGCTGGTGTTCAAGGCCATCCAGACGTACGACAACAAGGAAGTCGTCCGCTGGATCGAGGAGCAGAAGGCCGGCGCCGACGAGCCCGAGAGCCCGGCGCCCGTCCTCGCCCTGACCGCGGCGGCCTCCGGCGAGCACGGCTCGGCCGCCGACGCCAAGAGTGCCGACGCCGGCGCCGAGGCGGCGGACAAGCAGACGACGGCCGCTGCGGACACGTCCTCCAGCGACACCACGGCCCGGGTCCTCGGCATCGTCGGCATCGTCATCGGCCTGGCCGGGGTGGCCTTCGGTGTCCTCGCCGGCCGCCGCCGCACCGCCTGA
- the pheA gene encoding prephenate dehydratase: MSATRYAYLGPEGTFTEVALRTLPEAATRELVPMVSVPAALDAVRSGAAAAALVPIENSVEGGITATLDELTTGEPLMIYREVLLSITFALLVRPGTKLSDIKSVTAHPAAQPQVRNWMAAHLPDAVWESAASNADGARLVQEGRYDAAFAGEFAAATYGLEPLVTEIHDAVNAQTRFVLVGRPARPAAPTGADKTSVVIWLGEDHPGALLELLQEFAVRGVNLMLIQSRPTGAGIGNYCFAVDAEGHIADRRVGEALMGLKRICPKVRFLGSYPRAGVAVQDVRPLRAGTSDTEFTEASDWLARNLDGRG, translated from the coding sequence ATGTCCGCCACGCGCTACGCATATCTCGGCCCCGAAGGCACCTTCACCGAGGTGGCCCTCCGTACGCTCCCGGAAGCCGCCACCCGCGAACTCGTCCCGATGGTCTCCGTACCGGCGGCGCTCGACGCGGTACGCAGCGGGGCCGCCGCGGCGGCGCTCGTACCGATCGAGAACTCCGTCGAGGGCGGCATCACCGCGACGCTCGACGAGCTGACCACCGGCGAGCCGCTGATGATCTATCGCGAGGTGCTGCTCTCCATCACCTTCGCGCTGCTGGTGCGGCCGGGTACCAAGCTGTCCGACATCAAGTCGGTCACCGCGCACCCGGCCGCGCAGCCGCAGGTGCGCAACTGGATGGCAGCTCACCTCCCGGACGCCGTGTGGGAGTCGGCGGCCTCCAACGCGGACGGCGCCCGGCTGGTGCAGGAGGGCCGTTACGACGCCGCCTTCGCCGGTGAGTTCGCCGCGGCGACCTACGGTCTCGAACCGCTGGTGACCGAGATCCATGACGCGGTGAACGCACAGACCCGCTTCGTCCTGGTGGGCCGCCCGGCCCGGCCTGCGGCACCGACGGGCGCGGACAAGACCTCGGTGGTCATCTGGCTGGGCGAGGACCACCCCGGTGCGCTGCTCGAACTGCTCCAGGAGTTCGCGGTGCGCGGCGTGAACCTGATGCTGATCCAGTCGCGGCCGACGGGGGCGGGCATCGGGAACTACTGCTTCGCGGTGGACGCCGAGGGGCACATCGCGGACCGCCGGGTCGGCGAGGCGTTGATGGGGCTGAAGCGGATCTGCCCGAAGGTGCGGTTCCTGGGTTCGTACCCGCGGGCCGGCGTAGCGGTGCAGGACGTACGGCCGCTGCGGGCGGGGACGTCGGACACGGAGTTCACGGAGGCCTCCGACTGGCTGGCCAGAAACCTGGACGGTCGGGGCTGA
- a CDS encoding copper resistance CopC/CopD family protein: MTATAPHFGPTPSAPAVRRPLAAAALLAALVGMVFGLLLGGAGPASAHAALTGSDPQDGAVVDTAPKEVTLSFSEQVAVSEDSIRILDPDGKRADTGAAPRDLGSGSTAKYGVSLHTGLPDGTYTVAWQAVSADSHPVSGAFTFSVGAPSETTVALPTDQAGGGLVGTLYGIARYAAYAGFILLAGGSAFVLACWQRGAGARPLQRLVVRGWMTLTVATLAMLLLRNPYTGSGKLADAFDLDGLRAVLDTKPGAALVSRLLLLGASALFIAVLFGAYAKREDAREKKDLTFGLAIGGTVIAAGIAGTWALAEHASAGIQPGIAMPVDVLHLLAVAAWFGGLAALLVALYRTPDIDATAVRRFSGIAFGSVIVLVATGIYQSWRQVGTWSALTGTGYGQLLLVKVGLVAVLVGIAWISRRWTARLITGGGSAATEAEDEHGAPVAEASGKAEVPDTSGSTAEDPARAAQLARQQAAVATAEKKRIRDADPDRSGLRRSVLAEVGVAVALLAVTTVLTSTEPARTEEEAARASTAATASAAEGPVSMKVPFDTGGKDGKGTVRMEITPGRTGVNELHLWIDGTDGKAMDVPEVKVAFTLESKDIGPLPVVPSRLAEGHWTADGVQIPMAGSWKVAVTVRTSDIDQTTIDKNVKIG; encoded by the coding sequence ATGACAGCCACCGCCCCGCACTTCGGACCGACCCCGTCTGCTCCCGCAGTACGCCGTCCACTGGCCGCGGCCGCGCTCCTCGCCGCCCTCGTCGGCATGGTGTTCGGCCTGTTGCTGGGAGGCGCGGGCCCCGCGTCCGCGCATGCCGCACTGACCGGGAGCGATCCGCAGGACGGGGCGGTGGTCGACACCGCCCCCAAGGAGGTCACGCTCAGCTTCTCCGAGCAGGTCGCCGTCAGCGAGGACTCCATCCGGATCCTGGACCCCGACGGCAAACGCGCCGACACCGGCGCCGCCCCACGTGATCTGGGCAGCGGCTCCACCGCGAAGTACGGCGTATCGCTGCACACCGGACTGCCCGACGGGACGTACACCGTCGCCTGGCAGGCCGTCTCCGCGGACAGCCACCCCGTGTCCGGCGCCTTCACCTTCTCCGTCGGAGCACCCTCGGAGACCACCGTGGCGCTGCCGACGGACCAGGCAGGGGGCGGCCTCGTCGGCACCCTCTACGGCATCGCGCGCTACGCCGCGTACGCCGGTTTCATCCTGCTGGCCGGCGGCTCCGCCTTCGTACTGGCCTGCTGGCAGCGCGGCGCGGGTGCGCGTCCCCTGCAGCGCCTGGTCGTACGCGGCTGGATGACCCTCACCGTCGCCACCCTGGCCATGCTGCTCCTGCGCAACCCGTACACCGGGTCCGGGAAGCTCGCGGACGCCTTCGACCTCGACGGTCTGCGGGCCGTGCTCGACACCAAGCCCGGCGCCGCGCTCGTCTCCCGGCTGCTGCTGCTCGGCGCTTCCGCGCTCTTCATCGCCGTGCTCTTCGGGGCCTACGCCAAGCGCGAGGACGCACGCGAGAAGAAGGACCTCACCTTCGGGCTGGCCATCGGCGGCACGGTGATCGCTGCCGGGATTGCCGGTACGTGGGCGCTCGCCGAGCATGCCTCGGCCGGGATCCAGCCCGGCATCGCCATGCCGGTCGATGTGCTCCATCTGCTGGCCGTCGCCGCCTGGTTCGGTGGTCTCGCGGCCCTGCTGGTCGCGCTCTACCGGACCCCCGACATCGATGCGACGGCCGTACGGCGCTTCTCCGGCATCGCGTTCGGCAGCGTGATCGTGCTCGTCGCGACCGGGATCTACCAGTCCTGGCGCCAGGTCGGCACCTGGTCCGCGCTCACCGGCACCGGATACGGGCAACTGCTGCTCGTGAAGGTGGGGCTCGTCGCCGTCCTGGTCGGGATCGCCTGGATCTCGCGGCGCTGGACGGCACGCCTGATCACGGGCGGGGGCAGCGCGGCGACGGAGGCCGAGGACGAGCATGGGGCTCCGGTTGCGGAGGCGTCCGGAAAGGCCGAGGTCCCGGACACATCGGGCTCCACGGCCGAGGACCCCGCACGGGCGGCCCAACTCGCCCGGCAGCAGGCCGCCGTGGCCACCGCCGAGAAGAAGCGGATCCGCGACGCCGACCCCGACCGGTCCGGGCTCCGCCGGTCGGTGCTGGCGGAAGTGGGGGTCGCCGTGGCGCTGCTGGCGGTGACGACCGTACTGACCTCGACCGAGCCCGCGCGTACCGAGGAAGAAGCGGCCCGTGCCTCCACGGCGGCGACCGCCTCGGCAGCCGAAGGCCCGGTCAGCATGAAGGTGCCCTTCGACACGGGCGGCAAGGACGGCAAGGGAACGGTGCGGATGGAGATCACCCCCGGCCGCACCGGTGTCAATGAACTCCACCTCTGGATCGACGGCACCGACGGAAAAGCCATGGACGTCCCCGAGGTGAAGGTCGCCTTCACCCTGGAGTCCAAGGACATCGGCCCGCTCCCCGTCGTCCCGTCCCGGCTGGCCGAGGGCCACTGGACCGCCGACGGCGTCCAGATCCCGATGGCGGGCAGCTGGAAGGTCGCCGTGACCGTACGTACGTCGGACATCGATCAGACGACCATCGACAAGAACGTGAAGATCGGTTGA
- the serS gene encoding serine--tRNA ligase: MIDLRLLREDPDRVRASQRARGEDVELVDALFSADERRRSSGVRFDELRSEQKALGKLIPKASPEERAELLKKAEQLKADVKAADAAQDEADAEAKSLMLRIGNIVHEDVPVGGEEDFVVLETHGTIRDFGAEGFEPKDHLELGEKLGAIDMERGAKVSGSRFYYLTGVGALLELALVNAAIAQATEAGFVPMLTPALVRPRAMEGTGFLGQAAENVYHLEKDDYYLVGTSEVPLAAYHMDEIIDAEKLPLRYAGFSPCYRREAGTYGKDTRGIFRVHQFDKVEMFSYVDPADAEAEHRRLLDWEKQWLTALELPFQVIDVASGDLGASASRKFDCEAWIPTQGKYRELTSASNCNGFQARRLSVRMRDTRDGKKVLQPLSTLNGTLCAVPRTIVAILENHQLADGSVRVPEVLRPYLGGREVLEPVAK; encoded by the coding sequence GTGATTGACCTTCGCCTGCTCCGTGAGGACCCCGACCGTGTTCGCGCCTCCCAGCGCGCCCGTGGAGAGGACGTCGAGCTCGTCGACGCCCTTTTCTCCGCCGACGAGCGGCGCAGGTCGTCCGGTGTCCGCTTCGACGAACTCCGCTCCGAGCAGAAAGCGCTCGGCAAACTCATCCCCAAGGCCTCGCCCGAGGAGCGCGCCGAGCTGCTCAAGAAGGCCGAGCAGCTGAAGGCCGACGTCAAGGCCGCCGACGCGGCACAGGACGAGGCCGACGCCGAGGCGAAGAGCCTGATGCTCCGGATCGGCAACATCGTCCACGAGGACGTGCCGGTCGGCGGCGAGGAGGACTTCGTCGTCCTGGAGACCCACGGCACGATCCGTGACTTCGGGGCCGAGGGCTTCGAGCCCAAGGACCACCTGGAGCTCGGCGAGAAGCTCGGCGCCATCGACATGGAGCGCGGCGCCAAGGTCTCCGGTTCGCGCTTCTACTACCTGACGGGCGTCGGCGCGCTGCTGGAGCTCGCCCTCGTCAACGCGGCGATCGCGCAGGCCACCGAGGCCGGCTTCGTCCCGATGCTGACACCGGCGCTGGTCCGTCCGCGCGCCATGGAAGGCACCGGATTCCTCGGCCAGGCCGCGGAGAACGTGTACCACCTGGAGAAGGACGACTACTACCTGGTCGGCACCTCCGAGGTCCCGCTCGCCGCGTACCACATGGACGAGATCATCGACGCCGAGAAGCTGCCGCTGCGCTACGCGGGCTTCTCGCCCTGCTACCGCCGTGAGGCCGGTACGTACGGCAAGGACACCCGGGGCATCTTCCGGGTGCACCAGTTCGACAAGGTCGAGATGTTCTCGTACGTCGACCCGGCGGACGCCGAGGCGGAGCACCGCAGGCTCCTCGACTGGGAGAAGCAGTGGCTCACCGCTCTTGAACTGCCCTTCCAGGTGATCGATGTCGCCAGCGGCGACCTGGGTGCCTCGGCCTCCCGGAAGTTCGACTGCGAGGCGTGGATCCCGACGCAGGGCAAGTACCGCGAGCTGACGTCCGCGTCGAACTGCAACGGCTTCCAGGCCCGCCGCCTGTCCGTCCGGATGCGCGACACCCGCGACGGCAAGAAGGTCCTCCAGCCGCTGTCCACGCTGAACGGCACGCTCTGCGCCGTACCGCGCACGATTGTGGCGATTCTGGAGAACCACCAGCTGGCCGACGGTTCGGTACGGGTGCCCGAGGTGCTCCGGCCGTATCTGGGCGGGCGCGAGGTTCTGGAGCCGGTCGCCAAGTGA
- a CDS encoding ATP-binding protein, with amino-acid sequence MSIWWSLHLRREAASVPLARRFLLGTMETAGVDPDISFDLSVALSEACANAVEHGGDHSVRESQGDQGVPQDPWDVWDELPGAASGQYQVTAYLDGEKCRIEVADSGPGFPARRALRASALQRGTQQHEPRQYPPLSAEDGRGLCLIEQLADHVHFGNRPGRGAVVSFDKVLKWRKDALLMVS; translated from the coding sequence ATGAGCATCTGGTGGTCCCTCCATTTGCGGCGCGAGGCTGCGAGCGTTCCGCTCGCCCGTCGTTTCCTGCTGGGCACCATGGAGACCGCGGGCGTGGATCCGGACATCTCCTTCGACCTGTCGGTCGCACTCAGCGAGGCCTGTGCGAACGCCGTCGAGCACGGCGGTGACCACAGCGTCCGGGAAAGCCAGGGCGACCAGGGAGTTCCGCAGGACCCGTGGGACGTATGGGACGAGCTGCCCGGGGCCGCCTCCGGGCAGTACCAGGTCACCGCCTATCTGGACGGCGAGAAGTGCCGTATCGAGGTCGCCGATTCGGGGCCCGGTTTTCCCGCCCGGCGCGCGCTCCGCGCGTCCGCGCTGCAACGCGGAACCCAGCAGCACGAACCCCGGCAGTACCCGCCGCTCAGCGCCGAGGACGGGCGGGGCCTGTGTCTGATCGAGCAGCTCGCCGATCACGTGCACTTCGGCAACCGCCCCGGCCGCGGTGCCGTCGTCAGCTTTGACAAGGTCCTGAAATGGCGGAAGGACGCCCTGCTCATGGTGTCCTGA
- the efeB gene encoding iron uptake transporter deferrochelatase/peroxidase subunit: MSANNSSKTSGSGSRDSGSGGAPGSGGISRRRLIGSAGAAGATGLVLGAAGGATGYAATRPDEPTALTTVGSTQVMFHGKHQPGITTPLQARGHLVAFDLVPGAGRKEAAALMRRWSAAAERLMAGEPAGSGAADGPDHDTGIALDAGPSSLTVTFGFGRTFFERTGLTAHRPPGLDPLPPFSSDRIDAERSNGDLWVQIGADDALVAFHALRAVQKEAAPAARVRWQMNGFNRAPGATAQPMTARNLMGQIDGTGNPKPAESDFDRRIFVPDGTDAKTDAKYEWLAGGSYAVVRRIRMLLDDWEKLPVERQEQVIGRRKKDGAPLSGGTETTAMDLDKAGPDGKLLIPDNAHARISSPDKNSGAAMLRRPFSYHDGISADGTPDAGLLFICWQADPLRGFVPVQRKLDRGDALSPFIRHEASGLFAVPGGAADGEYVGQRLLES, encoded by the coding sequence GTGAGCGCGAACAACAGCAGCAAAACTTCAGGCAGCGGAAGCCGGGACAGTGGAAGTGGCGGCGCGCCTGGCAGCGGTGGCATCTCCCGGCGGCGGCTGATCGGCAGCGCGGGCGCGGCCGGTGCGACCGGGCTGGTGCTGGGCGCGGCGGGCGGTGCCACCGGCTACGCCGCGACCCGGCCCGACGAACCCACCGCACTGACCACAGTCGGCTCCACCCAGGTGATGTTTCACGGGAAACATCAACCGGGGATCACCACTCCGCTTCAGGCGCGCGGCCATCTCGTCGCCTTCGACCTGGTGCCCGGCGCCGGGAGGAAAGAAGCCGCCGCCCTGATGCGCCGCTGGTCGGCCGCGGCCGAGCGCCTGATGGCCGGCGAGCCCGCCGGGAGCGGCGCGGCGGACGGCCCGGACCATGACACCGGGATCGCGCTGGATGCCGGGCCGTCCTCGCTGACCGTCACCTTCGGCTTCGGCCGGACCTTCTTCGAACGCACGGGCCTGACCGCCCACCGCCCACCGGGGCTCGACCCGCTGCCGCCCTTCTCCTCCGACCGCATCGACGCCGAGCGCTCCAACGGTGACCTCTGGGTCCAGATCGGCGCGGACGACGCCCTCGTCGCCTTCCACGCACTGCGTGCCGTGCAGAAGGAGGCCGCCCCGGCCGCCAGGGTCCGCTGGCAGATGAACGGCTTCAACCGCGCCCCCGGCGCCACGGCCCAGCCGATGACCGCCCGCAATCTGATGGGCCAGATCGACGGCACCGGCAACCCGAAACCGGCCGAGAGCGACTTCGACCGCCGGATCTTCGTCCCGGACGGAACGGATGCGAAGACCGATGCGAAGTACGAGTGGCTCGCGGGCGGCTCGTACGCGGTCGTGCGCCGGATCAGGATGCTGCTCGACGACTGGGAGAAACTCCCGGTGGAACGGCAGGAGCAGGTCATAGGGCGCCGGAAGAAGGACGGCGCTCCGCTGAGCGGTGGCACCGAGACCACCGCGATGGACCTGGACAAGGCGGGCCCCGACGGCAAGCTCCTGATCCCGGACAACGCCCACGCCCGGATCTCCTCCCCCGACAAGAACAGCGGTGCGGCCATGCTGCGGCGCCCCTTCTCGTACCACGACGGCATCTCGGCGGACGGCACTCCGGACGCCGGTCTGCTGTTCATCTGCTGGCAGGCGGATCCGCTGCGCGGGTTCGTTCCGGTGCAGCGCAAGCTGGACCGGGGCGACGCCCTGTCGCCGTTCATCCGGCACGAGGCGAGCGGCCTGTTCGCGGTGCCGGGCGGCGCGGCGGACGGCGAATACGTGGGGCAGCGGCTGCTGGAGTCCTGA
- a CDS encoding HAD family hydrolase has translation MTFPYKLVATDLDGTLLRNDDTVSERTREALVAVAAAGAAHIIVTGRAVPWTRHILDDLGYEGLAVCGQGAQVYHAGERKLLTSLTLDRQLAGLALSKVEAEVGPLALAASRDGLDGEVMVGPGYRVQEGPLPAVFVKDPAELWSAPLNKVYIQHPDLDDDELAKAARAAVGNLVDVVMAGPGVVEILPLGLSKATGLSLAARRLGVKAADTLAFGDMPNDIPMFAWARHGVAMANAHEDLKAVAQEITASNEDDGIAVVLERLLQSS, from the coding sequence GTGACCTTCCCGTACAAGCTCGTCGCGACCGATCTCGACGGCACGCTGCTGCGTAACGACGACACGGTCTCCGAGCGCACCCGTGAGGCACTGGTCGCGGTCGCCGCGGCCGGTGCCGCGCACATCATCGTCACCGGCCGCGCGGTCCCCTGGACCCGGCACATTCTGGACGACCTGGGCTACGAAGGGCTCGCCGTCTGCGGCCAGGGCGCGCAGGTCTACCACGCGGGCGAGCGCAAGCTGCTGACCTCGCTGACGCTGGACCGGCAGCTCGCCGGGCTCGCGCTGTCCAAGGTCGAGGCCGAGGTCGGTCCGCTGGCACTGGCGGCGAGCCGTGACGGGCTCGACGGCGAAGTGATGGTCGGCCCCGGCTACCGCGTACAGGAAGGTCCGCTTCCGGCGGTCTTCGTGAAGGACCCGGCCGAGCTGTGGTCCGCGCCCCTGAACAAGGTCTACATCCAGCACCCCGATCTGGACGACGACGAACTGGCGAAGGCCGCGCGCGCGGCTGTCGGCAACCTCGTGGACGTGGTCATGGCCGGTCCGGGAGTGGTGGAGATCCTGCCGCTGGGGCTGAGCAAGGCGACCGGACTCTCGCTGGCCGCGCGCCGGCTGGGCGTGAAGGCCGCGGACACCCTGGCCTTCGGCGACATGCCGAACGACATCCCGATGTTCGCCTGGGCGCGGCACGGTGTGGCGATGGCCAACGCCCATGAGGACCTGAAGGCCGTGGCCCAGGAGATCACCGCGTCCAACGAGGACGACGGCATCGCCGTGGTGCTGGAACGGCTGCTCCAGTCTTCGTAG
- a CDS encoding copper chaperone PCu(A)C, producing the protein MNRRTTLVGVIALTTGLTLAGCSSSDSKPELKVTGAFMPQPVSDMAAGFLVVKNSGGASDRLTSVTSTLSDDVTIHETKNGTMRMVTSFEVPAGGKLDLQRGGNHIMFMKLKQRPKQGEKVSVELHFEKADPIKVDLPVKETTYNPKQQ; encoded by the coding sequence GTGAACCGCCGCACCACCCTCGTCGGCGTCATCGCCCTCACCACGGGGCTGACGCTGGCGGGTTGCTCGTCCTCGGACAGCAAGCCCGAGCTGAAGGTGACCGGCGCGTTCATGCCGCAGCCCGTCAGCGACATGGCGGCCGGATTCCTCGTCGTGAAGAACAGCGGCGGGGCGTCCGACCGGCTCACCTCCGTCACCAGCACGCTCTCCGACGACGTCACGATCCACGAGACGAAGAACGGGACGATGCGCATGGTGACGTCCTTCGAAGTGCCCGCGGGCGGCAAGCTGGATCTGCAGCGCGGCGGGAACCACATCATGTTCATGAAACTCAAGCAGCGGCCCAAGCAGGGCGAGAAGGTGTCCGTGGAACTGCACTTCGAGAAGGCCGACCCGATAAAGGTCGACCTTCCCGTGAAGGAGACCACCTACAACCCGAAGCAGCAGTGA
- a CDS encoding SCO family protein, producing MSKKTVLAAAFVAAAALTLSACGSSDDSAKKPIADVSVQPKTQAATVLDQPFTKPDLVLTDTHGKKYDLREQTKGKPTLIYFGYTNCPDVCPLIMSNIAIAKKALPKADQEKLQVVFVTTDPERDTPSSLGSWLKSQDTSFIGLTGDFPTIQAGARQIGIGIDAPKKEKDGTVSSMHGSQVIAFSPKTDKGYLVYSEDTSPDDYTKDLPKIVKGENP from the coding sequence ATGTCTAAGAAAACGGTGCTGGCCGCGGCGTTCGTCGCCGCGGCTGCGCTCACCCTGTCCGCCTGCGGCAGCAGCGACGACAGCGCCAAGAAGCCCATCGCCGACGTATCGGTCCAGCCGAAGACCCAGGCCGCGACCGTCCTGGACCAGCCGTTCACCAAGCCGGATCTCGTCCTCACCGACACCCACGGCAAGAAGTACGACCTCCGGGAGCAGACCAAGGGCAAGCCGACCCTGATCTACTTCGGCTACACCAACTGCCCCGACGTCTGCCCGCTCATCATGAGCAACATCGCCATCGCCAAGAAGGCGCTGCCCAAGGCAGACCAGGAGAAGCTCCAGGTCGTCTTCGTGACCACCGACCCCGAGCGGGACACCCCGTCCTCGCTCGGCAGCTGGCTCAAGTCCCAGGACACCTCCTTCATCGGCCTCACCGGCGACTTCCCGACCATCCAGGCGGGCGCACGCCAGATCGGCATCGGCATCGACGCGCCGAAGAAGGAGAAGGACGGCACGGTCTCCTCGATGCACGGGTCCCAGGTCATCGCGTTCTCCCCGAAGACCGACAAGGGCTACCTCGTCTACAGCGAGGACACCTCGCCCGACGACTACACCAAGGACCTCCCCAAGATCGTCAAGGGGGAGAACCCGTGA